The sequence CTCGGCGTGGGTCACGGTGAGCATGACCATGATCTCGTCGTTCCACTTCGGGTGCTTCGCCTTGATCTGATCCCACATGCGATCGCGGTCGAAGGCGTGGTCCACGGAGCCCTTGATGACGAGCTTGCCGTTCTCCTCGCGCGTTTCGATCTTCGCGCCCACGCTCTTCGCCACGTCCAGCACGTCCTGGTAGTCGTTCTGCAACGCCATTCGCGTCCTCCTGCTCGTGAGGCGGCGAACTCAAGCACCCCACCCGCGCACGGTGCCGGCTGGACGCGAAGGGCCTGAACGAAGCTCAACAGTGCGGCGGCGGAAGCTGTTCAGAGCACCACGTCCGAGCCGGGCCCCGGCTCGGCCTTCAGGGCCTCGGGCGGTGAGAAGGTGCCGTCCGGGCGCAGCTCGCGCAGGACCTCCTCCCGGCTCAGGCGCACGGCGCGGATGGTGCCGTCGGGCGACAGCGCGTAGACGCAGTCCTGGTCCGCCGCGCCGACGAAGAGGCCGCCCAGCGCGGGATAGAGCATCACCAGCGCGAGCTCCGTCTCCAGCGGTCCCGGAAAGAGCACGTGCGCGTGCGCGGAGAAGGGAGGCACCTCCCCGTCCGCGTCGGGCGCGACGGACACGGGGATGAGCCCCTGATGCAGCGGCAGCTCCTGGAGCTGCTGGCGGCCGTCCTTGCTGAACTTGAAGCGGAAGTCGCCGCCCAGCAGGTACAGGTTCGAGTCATCGAAGCCCTGGAGCACGTACACGGTGATGCCGCCGTCCTCCTCCACGACGACGGGGTTGAGCTGCTTGCGGCCGTGCACCTGGAAGACGCGCTCGCAGGCGGCGCTCACCGCGCGGGCCAGTGCGTCCATGCCTTCGGGCAGGGACTCCACGGGGAAGTCCTCCATCTCGCCGGAGAACTCGATGGGCGCGCGGTATGCGTACGCGGGGACGAACGCGTCCTGCGGGTTGAAGCGGCCGAAGACGGCGTACCAGGCGTTGCCGCGCGGCACGGTGAAGAACCAGTTCATCCGCGAGCGGTCCAGGTCCGGACGCGCGAGCAGCAGGTCCGTGGCGCGGATGGCGCCCTGCTCCGACTCGACGATGTACTGGGCGCGCTTCTGCACGCGCTGGAGCTCCGCGTCCGCCACCAGCACCACCGACGACTCGGCCTCGTCCGGCGCGTCCACCGGGGCCTGCCGCGCCGTCACCGCGGCCTCGGTCGCGCTGGAGTGCGCGCGGCAGCCAGCGGTCAGGAAGACGAGGGCGACGAGCAGGCTGCGAAACATGGGGGCTCCCGCGGACGAAAGGGCCCGGTCAGTCTGTGCCGGCCGGGGCCCTCGCGTCACGTCCCCCACTCACGGCGGGACCTCAGGCGCCCTGCTGCGTGGGCGCCAGCGCCGCGCGGATCTTCTGCTTCAGGGCCTTGCGGCGCTCCTTGAACTGCGCGCGCTGGGTCTCGTCCACCTGGCCGTTGGCGGCGGCGCGGGCGGCCTTCATCTCCTCGTGGAGCTGCTTCGCCTCCGCCTTGAAGCTGTCCGCCTGGGCCTGCGTCAGGCGCCCTTCCGCGACCTGCTTGTCCAGGCGGTGCTCCATGCGGCCGAACCTGTGGCCTCCGCCGTGCTTGCCCCGGCGTCCCTCGCACTGGCCCGCCGTGTTGGCGGAGCCGGACGGCGCGGCCGTCTGGGCGAGCACGGGCACGGCGAGGAGCAGCGTGGCGACGGCGGTACCGCGAAGCATGGACTTGAGCGACATGGTGTGTGGACTCCGGGTTCAGGTCAAAACGCGCCGGGAGCAGCCGTGCCGCCTGCTTCCCGTCGCGCTCTGACACTCAAGACCCCGGAGCCCGCCGAAGGTTAAATCGCCCTGTTTTCACAGCCGCGAGGCGGGCTTCAGGGCACGCGTGGCCATGAAGGTGGACAGGAACGTGGAGAGCAGGTCCTTCGTCCCCTCGTACTTGTCCTCGAACAGGTGCGTGAGCACGAAGCCCGCGTCCAGCTGTCCGCCCAGCTGATCCTCCAGCGAGTGTCCCACGCACATGGGCTCGTCCTTGTCCATGTAGCGGCGGCGCTCCTCGTCCGTGAGGCTGGTGAAGTCGGAGTACGGCATCGGGTACTTCAGCCGCATCACGCCCTTCTCCTCCTCGGCCGGATCGAAGAGGTAGCGCACCGGGTTGCAGATGCCGGACAGGAGCACGCCTCCTGGACGCAGCACGCGGAAGGCCTCGCGCCACACGGAGCGGATCTCCTCCGCGAAGCAGTTGGAGCACGGGTGGAAGATGAGGTCGAAGCTCCCGTCGGCGAACGCGGACAGGTCCCGCATGTCGCCCTCCACGTACTTCATCTCCAGGCCCTCGCGCTCGGCGACCTTCCGGTCCTGCGCCAGCTGCGCGGGCGAGTTGTCGAACACGGTGACGCGCGCTCCCGCCGCCGCGAACACCGGGCACTGCTGACCGCCCGCGCTCGCCAGGCCCAGCAGGTCCTTGCCCTTCAGGTCCCCGAACCACGCGCGCGGCACGGGCTTCGTCGGGGTGAGCACCACGCTCCAGTCACCCCGTCGCGCGGCGGCGATGACCTCCGGGGCCACCGGCAGCGTCCACTTGTTGCCCCGGCCCACCTCGCCGTTCCACGCCTCGCGGTTGTACGTCCGCACGTCCAGTTCAGTCTTCATGCAGCACCCGTCCTTCCATGCCTCCAGCCACGGTGACGACCTCACCCGTCACGTGGCCGGAGATGCGATCCGACGCGAGCGTCACCACGACGCGCGCCACGTCCTCCGGCTGCCCCACCTTGCGCAGCGGCATCGTCCGCGTGACGCGGCCGACGAACTCCGGGTCCACCAATTTGGCGCGGTTGCGGTCCACTTCCGTCCAGCCCGGGCACACCACGTTCACGCGGCCCATGGGGGCAATGCGGTGCAGCTCGTTCTTCAGGCTCTTCACGAAGCCGGCCGCGAGCGCGC comes from Corallococcus macrosporus and encodes:
- a CDS encoding LysM peptidoglycan-binding domain-containing protein; the encoded protein is MALQNDYQDVLDVAKSVGAKIETREENGKLVIKGSVDHAFDRDRMWDQIKAKHPKWNDEIMVMLTVTHAEPYGLYTVKSGDTLSKLAKDIYGDMKLYPKIFEANKDQLKDPDHIKVGQVLKLPPKTIANRA
- a CDS encoding class I SAM-dependent methyltransferase gives rise to the protein MKTELDVRTYNREAWNGEVGRGNKWTLPVAPEVIAAARRGDWSVVLTPTKPVPRAWFGDLKGKDLLGLASAGGQQCPVFAAAGARVTVFDNSPAQLAQDRKVAEREGLEMKYVEGDMRDLSAFADGSFDLIFHPCSNCFAEEIRSVWREAFRVLRPGGVLLSGICNPVRYLFDPAEEEKGVMRLKYPMPYSDFTSLTDEERRRYMDKDEPMCVGHSLEDQLGGQLDAGFVLTHLFEDKYEGTKDLLSTFLSTFMATRALKPASRL